One Ferrimicrobium acidiphilum DSM 19497 DNA segment encodes these proteins:
- a CDS encoding DUF262 and DUF1524 domain-containing protein translates to MKATETSALQFMQKSSQFAIPIYQRTYSWTDVECRQLWDDILRSGGDDAIKAHFIGSVVYIEKGLYQVSSQTPLLVIDGQQRLTSLTLLLEALARHVGDSEPVDGFSAKKIRHYYLYNDVEEGERGYKLLLTQTDRESLKALLRQKALPDQYSLRIKDNFDLFSSLIEKLKDVAVLCHGLSKLILVDVALNREQDNPQLIFESMNSTGRELSQADLIRNYVLMGLEPGHQTALYEDHWRPMELNFGQEAYGIHFDRFMRDYLTVKTGEIPNVRAVYEAFKAYSRRPPVQEEGVDKLVADIRSFASYYCAMALGREVDRTLAEAFQDLRELKVDVAYPLLLELYDDYASHRLSQSDFVDIIRMVESYVFRRAVCAIPTNSLNKTFATFSRELDKNHYVESAMAAFMLLPSYRRFPSDEEFKRELMTRDLYNNPRRSYWLRRLENFGRKERVPVDEYTIEHIMPQNDNLSDAWRSELGPEWERVHQQKLHTLGNLTLTGYNSEYSDRQFTEKRDMKGGFKESPLRLNQGLGSIERWNEDAIDERAHDLASIAVKVWSSPDLDREVVSRYRPPSKRTTPSYSILDHVHLAEGKSSRALFEALRREVLGLDPCVTEEFLKLYVAYKAETNFVDVVPQAARLLLSLNIPFPELYDPKGMSRDVTSIGRLGNGDCEVGLSNLDDLPYVMGLIRQAFERQMGNDILEEELAGPRPF, encoded by the coding sequence ATGAAAGCGACCGAAACAAGCGCTCTACAATTCATGCAGAAGTCCTCGCAGTTTGCCATCCCCATTTATCAGCGCACCTACAGCTGGACTGACGTCGAGTGCCGACAGTTATGGGATGATATCCTGCGGTCTGGCGGCGACGATGCAATCAAGGCTCATTTTATTGGATCGGTCGTCTATATCGAGAAGGGTCTCTATCAGGTGTCCAGTCAGACACCTTTGCTTGTTATCGACGGACAACAGAGACTAACGTCCCTCACTCTTCTGCTGGAGGCGTTAGCTCGTCATGTTGGCGATTCCGAGCCCGTGGACGGCTTCTCTGCGAAGAAGATTCGTCATTATTACCTTTACAACGATGTCGAGGAGGGAGAGCGCGGCTACAAGCTGCTGCTGACCCAGACAGACCGGGAAAGTTTAAAGGCCCTACTACGGCAAAAGGCACTACCAGATCAGTATTCTCTGCGAATCAAGGATAATTTTGATCTCTTCAGCAGCTTGATCGAAAAGCTCAAGGATGTCGCAGTGCTATGCCATGGTCTTAGCAAGCTGATCTTGGTCGACGTCGCTCTCAATCGGGAGCAGGATAATCCGCAACTGATCTTCGAGAGCATGAACTCGACCGGGCGAGAGCTGAGCCAGGCCGACCTCATTCGCAATTATGTCTTGATGGGGTTGGAGCCAGGTCACCAGACAGCCTTGTACGAGGACCACTGGCGACCGATGGAACTCAATTTTGGCCAGGAGGCCTATGGTATCCACTTCGACCGCTTCATGCGTGACTATCTGACCGTCAAGACGGGAGAGATTCCCAACGTCCGGGCCGTCTACGAAGCGTTCAAAGCGTACTCCCGGCGCCCTCCTGTCCAGGAGGAAGGGGTAGATAAGCTTGTTGCGGATATCCGATCCTTTGCGAGCTACTACTGTGCCATGGCTCTGGGCCGTGAGGTCGACCGCACCTTAGCCGAGGCGTTCCAGGATCTGCGAGAGCTCAAGGTCGACGTCGCCTATCCGCTTCTATTGGAGCTGTACGACGATTACGCCTCCCATCGGTTGAGCCAGTCGGACTTTGTCGACATCATCCGGATGGTCGAGTCGTATGTGTTTCGCCGCGCCGTCTGCGCGATACCGACCAACTCACTCAATAAAACCTTCGCCACCTTCAGTAGAGAATTGGACAAGAATCACTATGTCGAGAGTGCGATGGCTGCCTTCATGCTCCTGCCGTCTTACCGCAGGTTTCCATCAGATGAAGAGTTCAAGCGTGAGCTGATGACCCGGGATCTCTACAACAATCCCCGCCGTAGCTATTGGCTTCGCCGCCTCGAGAACTTCGGTCGTAAGGAACGCGTGCCGGTCGATGAGTACACCATCGAGCACATCATGCCCCAGAATGACAACCTCTCAGATGCCTGGCGTAGTGAACTCGGTCCCGAGTGGGAACGGGTACACCAACAGAAACTCCACACCCTGGGAAATCTAACACTAACGGGGTACAACAGTGAGTACAGCGATCGGCAGTTCACAGAGAAGCGTGACATGAAGGGCGGCTTCAAAGAGAGCCCACTCAGACTGAACCAGGGACTGGGATCTATTGAACGGTGGAACGAGGATGCCATCGACGAGCGTGCGCACGATCTCGCCAGTATTGCTGTCAAGGTCTGGAGTTCGCCAGACCTTGACAGAGAGGTGGTCAGTAGGTATAGGCCACCATCGAAGAGGACGACGCCGTCGTATTCAATCTTGGATCACGTCCACCTAGCAGAAGGCAAAAGCAGCCGGGCGCTCTTTGAGGCACTTCGCAGGGAGGTGTTGGGTCTGGATCCGTGTGTCACCGAGGAGTTTCTAAAGCTCTACGTGGCATATAAGGCTGAGACCAACTTCGTGGACGTTGTCCCACAGGCCGCTCGACTGCTGCTCTCGCTGAACATTCCTTTCCCGGAGCTCTATGATCCCAAGGGCATGTCCCGTGACGTGACCAGCATCGGGCGGTTAGGAAACGGGGACTGCGAGGTAGGGCTGTCTAATCTGGACGACCTTCCCTACGTGATGGGTCTAATCCGGCAGGCCTTCGAGCGTCAGATGGGCAACGACATCTTGGAAGAGGAGTTAGCTGGACCGAGACCCTTCTGA